The Oenanthe melanoleuca isolate GR-GAL-2019-014 chromosome 15, OMel1.0, whole genome shotgun sequence genome contains a region encoding:
- the KLHL22 gene encoding kelch-like protein 22, producing the protein MAEERLPAAGPGPARQQRGSSTYRSAEHSQALLSGLLSLRDSSVLFDVVLLVEDKPIEAHRILLAASCDYFRGMFAGGLREMEQEEVHIHGISYNAMCKILNFIYTSELELSVNSVQETLAAACQLQIPEVIKFCCDFLMSWVDEENILDVYRLADHYDLRHLSEQLDSYILKNFTAFSRTQVYRQLPLQKVYSLLSSNRLEVNYEFEVYDGALFYHYSPEELETDQVSLMEPLKLLETVRFPLMEPQILQRLHDKLSPCPLKDTVADALMYHKNECLQPMLQSSQTQLRSEFQCVVGFGGMHSTPSIILSDQAKYLNPLLGEWRHFTAALAPRMSNQGIAVLNNFVYLIGGDNNVSGFRAESRCWRYDPRHNRWFQIQSLQQEHADLSVCVVDNYIYAVAGRDYHEDLREVERYDPKTNTWEYVTPLKKEVYAHAGAALDGKMYITCGRRGEDYLKELQCYDPRTDRWDVLADGPVRRAWHGMAALLGKLYVIGGSNNDSGYRRDVHQVACYKPSTDQWTNVCPLPAGHGEPGIAVLDNRIYVLGGRSHNRGIRMDYVHIYDAERDCWEEGPQLEDDISGMAACVLTLPRAILMETEKWLSEWHADRMKHHLDFPSEVMSVSDWEEFDNSSED; encoded by the exons ATGGCGGAGGAGCGGCTGcccgcggcggggcccggcccggcgcggcaGCAGCGCGGCAGCAGCACGTACCGCAGCGCCGAGCACTCGCAGGCGCTGCTCAGCGGGCTGCTCTCCCTGCGCGACAGCAGCGTCCTCTTCGAcgtggtgctgctggtggaggaCAAACCCATCGAGGCTCATCGCATCCTGCTGGCTGCGTCCTGTGACTACTTCAG AGGAATGTTTGCAGGAGGATTGAGAGAGATGGAACAAGAAGAAGTTCATATTCATGGCATCTCCTACAATGCAATGTGCAAAATCTTGAACTTCATTTACACTTCTGAGCTGGAACTCAGTGTGAACAGTGTACAAGAAACTTTAGCTGCAGCCTGTCAACTTCAG ATTCCAGAAGTCATTAAGTTCTGTTGTGATTTCCTCATGTCCTGGGTAGATGAAGAGAACATCCTTGATGTGTACAGACTAGCTGACCACTATGACTTGAGGCATTTGAGTGAACAGCTGGACTCCTACATTCTGAAGAACTTTACAGCTTTCTCAAGGACACAAGTGTACCGACAGCTACCCCTGCAGAAGGTCTACTCCCTTCTCAGCAGCAACCGTTTGGAGGTTAACTATGAGTTTGAAGTTTATGATGGAGCACTTTTTTATCATTATTCTCCAGAGGAACTGGAGACAGATCAGGTCTCCCTGATGGAGCCCCTTAAGCTACTTGAGACTGTTCGTTTTCCTCTGATGGAACCCCAGATCCTGCAAAGGCTTCATGACAAATTAAGTCCATGTCCTTTAAAAGACACAGTTGCAGATGCATTAATGTACCACAAGAATGAATGTCTTCAGCCAATGCTTCAGAGCTCCCAAACACAGCTGAGATCAGAGTTCCAGTGTGTAGTGGGATTTGGAGGGATGCATTCTACTCCATCCATTATCCTCAGTGATCAAGCCAAGTATCTAAACCCCTTGTTGGGGGAGTGGAGGCACTTTACAGCTGCATTGGCCCCCAGAATGTCCAACCAAGGGATTGCTGTTCTCAataattttgtgtatttaaTTGGTGGAGACAACAATGTAAGTGGTTTTCGAGCAGAGTCAAGGTGTTGGAG GTATGACCCACGACACAACAGATGGTTCCAGATCCAGTCCCTGCAGCAAGAGCACGCTGACCTCAGTGTTTGTGTCGTGGACAACTATATTTATGCCGTCGCAGGCCGAGATTACCATGAAGACCTGAGAGAAGTGGAGAGGTATGACCCTAAAACCAACACTTGGGAATATGTGACACCTCTGAAGAAGGAG GTGTACGCGCACGCGGGAGCGGCGCTGGACGGGAAGATGTACATCACGTgtgggaggaggggagaggattacctgaaggagctgcagtgctaCGACCCCAGGACTGACCGCTGGGATGTCCTGGCGGACGGCCCGGTGAGGCGCGCGTGGCACGGcatggctgctctgctggggaagCTCTACGTCATCGGCGGCAGCAACAACGATTCTGGCTACAGGAGGGACGTCCACCAG gTTGCCTGCTACAAGCCAAGCACTGATCAGTGGACAAACGTCTGTCCCCTTCCTGCAGGACATGGAGAGCCAGGCATCGCTGTCCTAGACAACAGGATTTATGTCTTGGGAGGCAGATCCCACAACAGGGGAATCCGCATGGACTATGTCCACATTTATGATGCAGAGAGAGACTGCTGGGAGGAGGGACCCCAGCTGGAGGATGACATTTCTGGGATGGCTGCCTGTGTCCTCACTTTGCCCAGGGCTATTTTAATGGAAACAGAGAAGTGGCTCTCAGAATGGCACGCAGACCGAATGAAGCATCATCTTGACTTTCCATCAGAAGTTATGAGTGTATCAGACTGGGAGGAATTTGACAACTCAAGTGAAGAttag